AGTTAGGGTTAGACTAAGACTAAGGTATATCTATCTTatctaaaacataataatcatttaTGCCCTGACAAATAATAGTGACCTTCTAAATACCTACTTCctagtaaatttatataaaaactatagGGTCCATTGCCATTAAAAATGGAATTGTAATAAACAATGTGGTACATATGATATTCCAATCTTAGTCGATAGATGGTATGTTATTTtcataatctttttttttaatattaagacGAAAGGTACAGGAGAAAGGGTTTCCTAAAGCTACACGAAATTCAACGTGATTTGCAATAAATAAGAAACAAGAGTTTGAAAATAGGAtcaatatatgtatttatatatatatttatatatgtagttgagagagagagaaagatgTGCAGATAGGAGTATCAATCAGTTGAAAAACAATGGCAATTCATTGAGTTTATTAGCTCAGTTTCAAACATGACATCTagaaagaaatttatatttaaattgccATTTCCAATACAGATGTAAATGATGTTACCTAACCAGGTAAAATTGACTTGAGTCCTTTATATATGAAAGTTTTAAAGGAATAGTATATCAGTCAGACATTTATTTCTTCTAAATATAGCTGCAAATAAATCAAGCTTGGAAGACACAGACAAGAGTTTTAGAGACATAGAAAGAAACTATGTTTATGTCTTGGGTTCAGATGTTGCTGTTTGTGTCTCTTCTATTTCCAACATCGGTTCAGTCTGAGATTCGGCACTACAGTTTCACTGTAAGTTTTTCATTTCTCTGTTAGGAAATGTTtacaaattatgaaatttatcttCATTATGTTGGGGACCAGGTGGTGTTGAAAAACACAACAAGGCTTTGTGCCACCAAGCCTATTGTAACAGTGAATGGGAAGTTTCCAGGGCCAACTCTTTATGCAAGAGAGGACGATAATGTACTCGTAAATGTCACCAATCTTATTAAAGACAATGTTACAATTCACTGGTAAGCAAGTTTATGAAAACAGGTCCCAGCTGAAGTTGATAACTAATATATCTACCCTGGTGTGGTGACTTTTGTCTTTCTTTGTTGGTAATGGTATTGCAGGCATGGGGTGAAGCAACTTCGAACAGGGTGGTCGGATGGACCAGCATATATCACACAGTGTCCGATTCAACCGGGTCGGAGCTACCTATACAACTTCACCCTTACTGGACAAAGAGGGACACTACTTTGGCATGCACATATTTCGTGGCTGAGGTCTACCATGCATGGTGCCATTGTTATATTGCCAAAGAAAGGTGTTCCTTACCCATTTCCCAAGCCTGATAAGCAAAAAGTAATCGTATTAGGTGAGTTTGAGTTGAGTTGACGTATATATTGTGAGAGTAAAATGCTAATAAAGTGGAAGTTGTTGATTGAATTTTAGGGGAATGGTGGAAATCAGACGCGGAAGCTGTGATCAACGAGGCACTCCAAACTGGTTTAGCTCCAAATGTATCAGATGCACACACAATTAATGGGCACACTGGGCCAGTTCCTAACTGTTCCTATGGAGGTACTATAATGgcttatataaataaatacatacatcTATCTATTTTTATCAAAGATATGTCGTCCAAGTCTTTCTATATAAATAATAGCGAAGGTAGGGGCTGCTAGAGCCTGGACACCtcaaagtttttgaaatttgattttagtctctaaaattaattaatatataaaaatagaggaCAAATCTACTAAAgtgatttttcatattttcatattttcatatcgCTTTGtgcaattaatattttaacaatttaaccattgaatttattgatataattgtatttattatgcatgtaaaattttgaaccgatatttctatcatagcgatgtaaaattttatatatatatatatatatatatatataatatttattaaacaattaaattttttacataaaataaatagttaaaaaattaattcacatCATAATTgacatacataatttatatgaatgaaatataaaatatgacagttgaatcattaaaatattaatagtataaaaatacaaaaaaatgtaaaactaaAAGTATAAGCGGATACTCACCATAAAGATGTAAATCATGTTGgtttctcccaaaatttttatttaactttttgtgtgtgtttgttgtttaaatttgatttatttttatagaatttgtagttttatacattaaatttggtaattaatttaagtcttttataattttaatttatttcttacctcttcaataaataaaatagatatatttgcattaattatggtattaatttttaggtatatttataaatttagttcttaattttgaagtttggttaaattgttgttttagaTGAAAAGAATTTGTTACTAGAAATCTATAAATTATTTGCAATATTAATAACAAGCATATAtctaaatctaatattttcatACTCAAATTTTTAATGTCACATCAAGTCAAGTTTGAATAGGGAAATATTTATCCAAATCCTAATCTAACCAGTAAGgcctttgagttttttttaatattcataaattatttattaattttaaatatattttaaattaaaacaaaataggaTATATTTTACAAGTCTCTTTGTAATATTTTAGCTTTTACTTCAAATCAAGGATGAAGTAAGAAATTTTGCATTGGAGATcgagataaaatttaaaaaaatttagaaggaccaaaatttaaaaaaattgaattaaaatagtctaaattgaataaataattttttgtaggGGCAAAGATGCAGACTTCCCATTTGGTCAAAGctaacttaatttttaagagAGACTGAAAGGAAAATTATATCGAGACCACGACCTACCTACTCCTGGCTTTGTCTCTGCCTACCATATATATTGTGTGACCTCGTTTACAATATTTCTAGTTTTGCTaccacatgtttttttttttttttaatatttatttttaaatattttactatgcttttttaagttaattgtcaaacttttaatctaaaaatttcattgtgtactaaatattatattatttaatcaaagtaaaatgaatGTGTGAATGCAGGCGCATATAATTTACATGTGGAAAATGGCAAGACCTATTTGCTGCGAGTTATCAATGCAGCTCTAAATGATGAATTATTCTTCAAAATTGCTGGACACGATCTGACTGTTGTTGAAGTTGATGCTGCTTACACTAAACCCTTCAAAACAGATACATTATTTCTAGGTCCAGGGCAAACCACAACCGCCCTTCTTACAACTGATCGGGGCATTGGCAAGTACGTAATAGCCATTTCTCCATTCATGGACACCGTTGTTTCTGTTGACACCTTCACTGGAACAGGTTACTTAATCTACAACAACACCCTTCCCTCTATTCCGACTACCATGACCACCATGCCTCCTGTAAATGCAACATGGAAGACATTAGTTTTTGCCGAATCTCTTCGAAGTCTGAATTCCAAACAATATCCAGCAAATGTTCCTTTAACTGTTGATCATGCACTGCTTTTCACCATTGGGGTTGGGATTGACCCTTGTGCTACATGCTCTAATGGTTCTAGGGCTGTTGCAGCTATTAACAATATCACTTTTGACATGCCAACCATTGCTATCCTGGAAGCACATTACTATGGGATAAAAGGGGTTTTCACCGATGATTTTCCTGGAAAACCCTTGATGCCTTATGATTATACCGGTGTTCAGCCAACCAATCTACAAACAATGCATGGCACCAGGGTTTACAGATTGGCCTATAATTCAACAGTGGAGCTAGTGATTCAAGGGAACTCTATGTTAGCCCCAGAGAGCCATCCAACCCATCTGCATGGATTTAACTTCTTTGCAGTTGGAAGAgggttaggaaattttaatcCAGCGAAAGATCCCAAGAAATACAATCTAGTTGATCCTGTTGAAAGGAACACAATAAGTGTACCAACTGCAGGATGGACCGCAATCAGATTCAGGGCAGATAATCCAGGTACCCACCaaaccataaaaattatttaatgctTGTTTGAATATTCATgaacacaaaagaaaaagaaaaataatcatgAGTTGGTGGTTTTGTGTAGGGGTGTGGTTTTTCCATTGCCATTTGGAAGTACACACAACATGGGGGCTAAAGATGGCATTCCTGGTGGAGAATGGGAAGGGGCCGGACGAGTCAGTGGTACCACCCCCGAGAGACCTTCCACAGTGCTAGAGTTAAGATAAAGTTTCATCATGGCTTTGAGAATCAAAGTTTGAGGGTAGagatatcaaatatatatattttttgtgattgaaaaagaaagaataaaagagaTTTCAGGAAGCTATTAGGCAGCAAGGATGATTAGTAAACATTTTAAGTTATACACACATAACCTGAATCCAAGTAAGActcccttttattttcaatctctCGTTTGGGGAGATGGAgtgttaaaaatgttaaattgtttctttttaattaaataaagattgtgcattttacaaacaaaagaaaaagattcaAAACGCGCCAGATAGGGGTCAAACCTATGACTTTCTGCTTAGGAAACAGACGCTCTATCCACTGAGCTACAGGCGCTTCTATTAACAACTTacttttacatgtttaaataattactttttacTTTCACTATAGCCTACATGTTACCGGTAAGATTGATTTTGATATATGACGAAGATGCTTGGACAAAACCGACTATTTGTCAAAAAGGcttatttccatttcattcagcAGAATTAGCACTAACAATAGTAAagggtttcaaaattttatgagtgAAAGACAAGCATATTACATGACAATAAAGTCTAGAAAGCATATGGAGCCTATTAAAGGTATCAACACCAGAACACCAACACCACGTGGTCATTTGTTGACCAAGTTTATctccatattttctttgtttatttattagttatttttgattatttagttGTTTGGTTGTTACCAAATTTTTAGTGGATCTGTTTTGCTTATAAATAGGTCTTTGCTAAGCCTATAAATATGCAGtcattttattgaataatatcaTCATCCCTTTGCAGTCTTGTTCTTCCTGTGAGTTATATGTTCTTTCATTTTGTCGTTTGTCAGCTATTAGTTCTACAAtctggtatcagagctaggttcTCCTAGGCGCTGTCAGGATAGGTGATCTTCAAGTGGTTGGTGGAATCAAGAAACTCAACAACCAAAACTACAATTCTTGGTCTACATGCATGATGTCGTACTTGCAAGGTCAAGACTTGTGGGAAGTAGTAAATGGAAATGAGGTTATGTCGCTAGAAGCAGAAGACACGAATGGTGTCTTACGGAAGTGGAGAATCAAAATGGGTAAAACGATGTTCGCCTTGAAGACCACAGTCGAAGAAGATGTGCTAGAGCATATACGTGATGCCAAAATCCGAAGGAAGCTTGGGATATGTTCGCCAAACTGTTCTCAAAAAAGAATGATACGAAGCTCCAACTTTTAGAAAGTGAGTTGCTGTCAGTGTCACAACGCGACATGACAGTCTCACAGTATTTTCATAAAGTTAAGACGCTATGTTAGGAGATTTCTAAGTTAGATCCAGAGGCTCTTATTGGTGATACTAGGATGAAGCGAATCATCATTCATGGGTTGAAGCCAGAATTCAGGTGTTTCGTTGCTGCCATACAAGGATGGCAAACTCAGCCGTCGCTTGTAGAATTCAAAAATTTGCTAGCTGGTCAAGAAGCCTTAGCTAAGCAAATTGGAGGAGTCTCgttgaagaaggaagaagaggCACTCTATGCCAATACAGACAGGTGGAATTCCAAGCAACATATCACTGGTAGATCCAAAAAGAATAATGACAAGGCAAGAAGTCATCAAGGCGAAGAAAGCATTCGTGCAGGGGGAGCTTTGAAGAATCAAGACAACGGTAAAAAGTTTGAAAGGAACTACTACAATTGCGGGAAGAAGGGTCACGTTGTGAAAGCTTGTTGGTCGAAGAAAAAATCGGTAAAGAGTAATGTAGCTGCTTCCAAAAGCGAAAATGAATGGGATGCTGAGACACCATTTACAACAACATCTGAAAAAATTGATTACAAAAAAGATTGGATCGTCGACTCGGGATGCTCAAATCATATGATGGGTGATAAAGAGAAGCTGCAAAACCTGTCAGAGTATAAGGGAAGCCGGGTGGTTGTAACAGCGAACAACTTAAAGTTACCGATAGCTCACATCGGTAATACGGTAGTCTCTCCTCAACATAGTGATACCGAGgtgccactccaaaatgtctaCCATGTCCCAAGTATGAACAAAATCTTCTCTTGGTGGCACAGTTAACATCTTCTGGCCATTTTGTTCTCTTTGGTCCACAAGATGTGAAGGTGTATCAGAACTTGGAGGTTATAAAAGAACTGG
This sequence is a window from Gossypium raimondii isolate GPD5lz chromosome 5, ASM2569854v1, whole genome shotgun sequence. Protein-coding genes within it:
- the LOC105765798 gene encoding laccase-22, with product MFMSWVQMLLFVSLLFPTSVQSEIRHYSFTVVLKNTTRLCATKPIVTVNGKFPGPTLYAREDDNVLVNVTNLIKDNVTIHWHGVKQLRTGWSDGPAYITQCPIQPGRSYLYNFTLTGQRGTLLWHAHISWLRSTMHGAIVILPKKGVPYPFPKPDKQKVIVLGEWWKSDAEAVINEALQTGLAPNVSDAHTINGHTGPVPNCSYGGAYNLHVENGKTYLLRVINAALNDELFFKIAGHDLTVVEVDAAYTKPFKTDTLFLGPGQTTTALLTTDRGIGKYVIAISPFMDTVVSVDTFTGTGYLIYNNTLPSIPTTMTTMPPVNATWKTLVFAESLRSLNSKQYPANVPLTVDHALLFTIGVGIDPCATCSNGSRAVAAINNITFDMPTIAILEAHYYGIKGVFTDDFPGKPLMPYDYTGVQPTNLQTMHGTRVYRLAYNSTVELVIQGNSMLAPESHPTHLHGFNFFAVGRGLGNFNPAKDPKKYNLVDPVERNTISVPTAGWTAIRFRADNPGVWFFHCHLEVHTTWGLKMAFLVENGKGPDESVVPPPRDLPQC